The nucleotide window ggcagagacacaggcagagggagaagcaggctccatgcaccgggagcccgacgtgggattcgatccagggtctcctggatcgcgtcctgggccaaaggcaggagccaaaccgctgagccacccagggatccccagacctaaaattttaaattattgtttgttcttttatatgcatattttcatttgcttttttttttctatctagaaGGTTGTAAGATGTGTCTCTCCAGATTGCAGTTACATATTTGTTGTTGGCTGTAGTTTAAAAATGAGGTGAATTAACTAGTTTTGTGCACAGGAAATACACCAAATAAATTTTACATCCATCTAGATATTTAATAACGATTAAGTAAAATCATTTACATAGCTGTAATGGCATGAAAATGATAAAGATGCTGTTTATATTTTGGACAGCAATTTCATAATTATACTAAGGCCAAATTTAGCTGTTTTATGAAATTGGAAAGACAATGCATGAACTTTAAAGATGAACTGAGTTCCATGGACTTCCTCAAATCTTTGTTTCTTATTAATCTCTTGGGACAACTTCAGAACCATAATGGGTTCCATATCAACCAAAGGCAGGAAGGATGGCTACAGGCTGTCTGCTTTGTAGTTAGATGAGAAAGATGTATGGGTAAGTGGTTTTATAGCtcaaaaaagaatatcaaattagaataataaatagaaaaataagtcaatatgTATActaaagttactttttaaaaaaaggttttatttatttgagaggaagagagagtaagagagacagTATGAAcaaggtgggggacagagggagaaggagaagtaaactccccactgaggaaGGAGCTCAttggcagggcttgatccagggctgtataccaggaccctgggaccatgacccaagctgaaggcagacacttaaccaactgagccacccaggcacccctaaaggtACTTTTCTAGTCTCAGGGATAGTACTCTATATTTCTGTCTTACTCTATGGGCTACATTGATCCACAGATTTAATGACTTATATGTTCATCTGATaggaaaatttataaaacatacatTGCTTTGGGAAACTGAAAAGATTATAAAGTCCAATAGAGATGGAATTTCATCTGATTATTAGGGCTTATTATTATGATTTCTCATATTTCAATTCATACACTCTCCACTACATTTACTTGAGTAAATCAAATATTTCAATACATAAGTTGgggattttaataaaaaaatcaaatttaatgccaaatagtgaaattttcaaataatttaaattcactttgtattcaatcaaaacaaatttatattttaatcaaagaATTTAAATTCAGTTCAACTTATATTCATCCCAGAATATATTCAAATgccaaaataaaatcagatgaaatAAGCAATTAAATATGGGGAATACAACCataaaatcagaatgaaatgaGTGTATGTTTTAATGTCTAAATGGATAGGatcaactatacttaaaaagTGGGGGGGATGGAATCAAATGATCtgtaaacaaaatggaaacaccATATTGGAAAAATATCTGCAATGACTATAACAAAATGTTACCATACTTAACTTATAGGCTCTTTGAAatcaataatttcattattaataACTAATCTCCACTTTTCTCCCTGAGggctgtgtgtatgtgcatactCAGgttaggagaaagaaaataaaagaataaggatTAGAACATAAAACCAAGGCACAAAGTAGTATGAGTATGCATGCCTAAACAGCAGGGGTCTTCACCTCTACCTCTTTTGAAGGTCAGCCACGACCTTAAGATAAACATAAATCTGTTGCTCAGGAGAAGTGAACTGGGCGACAAAATGGCAAGCTGAAATGCAGTGCCAAGAGGATTACTCAAGAAGAATAAATTAAGAGAACGTGACGAGGAGGTACAGAAAAAGTTAATCTGTATAATGTGTTGCACCAGAGTTGAAAGAGCCCCTAAACCAGTAGACATACTTCTCAATGGACCTATTTCTTCAAGAATGCTTCGAGTCTTTCTCGTTTTTCATAGTAATGCGAGTTGTAGATAATGCTCCAGAGAAGTTCATTAGCCTACTACCAACTTTTGATCTAtaaattcattttgctcagtgattTGGGAATTTATCTAAGTCGCTACAACTAATTTATACTTTGGAATACTGACCCAGTGATTTATAGCCTTTTTTTACAGCTTCATACCTATATAACTCAGTCCCCATAGATAGTTCTGCTCTTGAGTGGTAAATTTATCTTAAAAGTCATTCAAACTGTTCTTTGGTTTGTAaaacttttaactttaaaaaagctCACAAACAAAAAGTAGTTCTTTATAAGAAAACATATATACCAAATGCTTATAAACTTCCTCAGGCTAAaggacacatttcttttttttttttttttttttaagattttatttatttatttggcagagagagagtgtggagagagcataagtagggggtggagcagaaggagagggaaaagcaagctcctcactgagcagggagcctgctgacAGGGCTTGATCCAAtgctggatcatgatctgaacagaaggcagatgcttaactggctgagccatccaggcaccccgaaAGGACagatttcttttaagtttttttttttttttttttaatttatgatagtcacagagagagagagagagaggcagagacacaggcagagggagaagcaggctccatgcaccgggagcccgatgtgggactcgatcccaggtctccaggatcgcgccctcggccaaaggcaggcgccaaaccgctgcgccacccagggatcccgaaaggaCAGATTTCTAATAGAACTCACAGCTTTTAATttatatcagaaaatatttatttttaattgccttttcagaaaaatatcctccacctaaaaaaaaaattcatgatcaGCATAGAGAATTTTGGTAGAGCACAGAGGATGTTTAGGGCAAGGAGACTACTCTGTGTGATGCTATAATGATGagtcattttattataaatgaccCAAACACACAGAATGTACAGTACTGAGTGAACCCATAGGTAAGGGTTGGACTGTGGACTCTGGGTGACAACGATATGTCatatgtaggttcatcaattgtaacaaatgcaccaTTCTGCTGagagatgttgataatgggggcgATAGTGCATGTGTAGGGGCAAAGAGTACATGGAAAATCTCCACACTGTCCCCttagttttgctgtgaacctaaaattgctctaaaaactagtttctttttaaaaaaaattcatgcaaGAGTCCTATTGTAGTTAACGTATTTTGACTTTAGAATCGTCTCTGAAAAGCATATGTGAAGTCATCCTATGTGGGcttgaaaatgtaaaatcaaaTGACATCAAACACACTGATCTAATTATCTACCACCATCAGGTAGATTTGTTGATGTTTCCCTAAGAGATTAGGTGATTATGTAAATCCAACCAGAATAGCCTGAACTTGTGTTTACAGCTACAATAACCTAATCTTCTAGTAAAAGTGTAACACGTGGGACGTGGGGAGggctagagggagagaatctcaagcaggctccaaactCCGCATGGAGTccgactcggggctcaatctcaagaccctgagatcatgacctgagctgcaaccaagagttggctgctcaaccaaCCTAACCAACCTCCAAACCaacctgatttatttttaaatcagttagcAGTCCTAGTTAGCAGTACTTGCATCCCAGATATATCAGAAAATGTACTATAATACACTATGTTCTGAAGGGACCTATGCTATAAAATACTTTCAAACGTTCATTTGAGATCCAGTTCTAACAATGCTTGTAGCTGCTGCATTTGGGTTCTTGCTATACAGCATTACTGTTAACGGCAAGCTGATACCTGGCTTTACAGGCTGAGTTGATCCTAAATATTCCGGCCAAAAGTTGTCCCTATTGGTTGAAAAGCAGATGACCAAGTTGGCCTAATTTAGGCTGTTTTTCCCATATAAATGTTCACATCTATTTCTAATTGCCCATGTAATACTGACCACAGTTTTATAACTTCTTGATCACCTTCTGGTGAAAAGACTCACCAACTCTTCCCACCAACCACACCGATGTCAACATTGGAATTTATTAGTGTTTGTTAGTAGCAAAGTTGGGCTGTACCACCCATGATTTTCAGGTGCCAGAATCTGGTGAACCTGACACCAGTCATGTTACAATCCATGTTACAGTCCAGATGGATGTGTTATTGCCGGGGCCTTGGCTTCTCACAGTATCCACCCCCTATCCTGGCCCTGCCATGTGACGTGAATGAGCTGAATGTCCTTTTTAACCTTCCCAGTGCAAACTATTCTTTGTGAGAATCTCTaaacataataaattattaatgttcttttgaaattattatttggtctgttttttatttccaaaggGCCTGATATTTGTGATATTAGCATTTCCTTAGCATAACAAAAGATACTGGCTCTCAACAATCTATTTTTAGACTTATATTCCTATTGGGTTTTTATCAAGCTAAACCCATAAAGCTTGGTGAATCCACATCTGGCAAATGTTCAAAAATTAGTTCATGGCAAGTAGGAGATATATTCTACTTTTTGGCAGGCTCAGTGTTGGCTACAGCAGGGAACTCAAGCTTTCTTAATCAATGTTTTTCAGGGGGCTCTTCCCACAGAAAGGTGAGGGATGTCAGGTTCAGTCAGctgctctttgttttcttccccagttgTGCACAGCAGATTTCCCTTGTACTCGAGATGCTAGgactttctttatttctctctatatacatGCCTTCACCTTTCCTACTAACTTAGAGTCTCCAGATTCTAGGGGTTTTGCctaatttacttttgaaaattagATTTGCGGGAAGGGAATTGAGAAGTTGCTATGGTGCTCAGTAAAACTTACGAAGAATAGCAACTGTTTAATTACTATATTTATTACTTGAGATAGGGATGAGATCACAGAGCCTAGTTTAGAAAActtttatataaagaaatctcaaaTTCTGGAAATGATGGTGCAAGCAAATGGTTGACAAATCCCTATATAGAAGAGCACCATTTAACAGCATTATAGAGGGTATCCTGTACACAtaactatttaatttttactgaaaaaatGAGAATACTAGAATCTCCTTCCTCTCTATACTTATGTAGATGACATGCAACCTGTTAAGAAATGTTTGAGGCAATTTACCCAGAATTAAAATTTCTGGAAAAGTCCtcatatacatatctatatatatatctatatatatatgttactaACATATACCCTAATGgtatataatagtatatactAAGTAATACTTAATTTCCTTAGAATACATTTTGAAGCATAATTGCTGGTCAAATGATGCTTCTgaaacttttattaatttataaaccAATGCATTCAGGAAGAGGCCAAATATTTTACCGCTTCCTAGGATATCTAGCTTTTATggcttttatctttaatttttcaacttgataacttttaaaaggtgatttttatctaaattttcactttttaaatttctagtaaggttagattattttcaaatgtttataaaaatagacCCTAAATCCCTAAGCATTAGGTCATTTAGTGAGACAACTTTGGTACATAAGCAGTGATGACTTGTTGAACTGTGATAGGTATCAAAATATAGGTAGTATGGCAgttctgttaaaaataattttctacagcatgcacagcatggtgactatagttaataatactgtgttgcaaatttgaaagttgataaaagagatcttaaaagttcttgtcatgaggggcacctggatggctcagtggttgagcatctgtctttggctcaggtggtgatcccagggtcctgggatcgagtcctgggtgggctccccaaagggaggctgcctatccctctgccaatgtctctgcctctttttctgtattgtccatgaataaaaaaataaataaatcttttttaaaaagttctcaccatgaaatggataaagaagatattgtataaatatatatgggaTATTACTCCGtcatcaaagagaatgaaatcttgccatttgcaacaatgtggatggagctagaatgtattatgttaagcaaaataggtctgtcagagaaagacaaatatcatatgatctcactcatgtggaatttaagaaacaaaacagatgaacatatgggaaggaaaaaaaaagagatacagggAAGCAAACCACCAGAGATTCTTAACTGTGAacaacaaattgagggttgctggagggagatAGGGGAGGGGATAGGTtatggtgatggggattaaggaagtcatgtgtgatgagcactggtcaTTATATgtaggtgatgaatcactaaattcttctCCTGAAgccagtattacactatatgttaaccaattagaatttaaataaaaatttgaaacaaaaaaagttCTCACTATGAgaaaaaattttgtaactatgtatgtTGCTGGATGTTAACtattcattttgtaatatatataaacatcaaATCATATGGTAACACTtggaactaatataatgttatatgtcaattatactttgattaaaaataattttctgtgcgCATTTCATTAAAGATAATTGTGCACATAATTTTTGTGTAGATAAGTATTATcacatataatataatacaagCACATACATGGacatatatctcatatatataaagaatctgGTTTAAAATTATTTGCCAAGATACAAGAATCtgcaaaatagattttattttattttttaagattttatttatttattcatgagacacacacacagagagagagagagagagagaaagagagggagagagagagaggcagagggagaagcaggctccatgcgggaagcccgatgtgggacccaatcccaggactccagaatcacaccctgggcagaaggcaggcgcaaaaccgctgagccacccaggatccccaatagattttatttttacatgaacCAGTCATTTCAAAATAGTCATCAAATATTGACGGTAAGAAAAACTAGCTAATGTATATATACAACTATATAAAACTAGCAGAgttatatatacaattatttaaaaCCCAATTAAGTGCCTAGATGCACTTTTTCATTCTTatctcttattttacttttttaaagattttatttattttagagagacaagggtgcatgcatgagtgggggaagaggaagagagagagagaaggaatcccAAGCCAACTCGGTACTTAGTGTAGAGtcctgcagggcttgatcctatgaccctgagatcatgacctgagctgatatgagagtcagacacttaaccaactgagctttttattttttatgagaaagTCGCACAATATAGATATGTGGGTTTTTCCATTTAATGTTTATTGTCTTGACATACTCAGATAAACAATAGTTAGAGCTTAACTagcaattataaatttaaaaaggagagtaacagggaacctgggtggttcaatcggttaaatgtctgcctgaggctcaggccatgatcctgggtcctggaatcaagccccacttcataaatgggggaggggggtccctgctcagtagggagtctgcttctctctctcccccctccccctccctcgactcttgctctctctctctctctcttagataaataaaatattttaaaatataaataaagagtaagaaaacaaattttaaaaattgtgagttTAAAGCTTGTTGAGTAAAAAATCACTTAATGAAGCAATTGCTTCAGTTAAAGTGTCTTTTTGAATGACCTGTGTGAAGTCAACTTCTTCCATCATCTCCCAAAGCAAGTCCAGATCGTGAGGACATTAGCGCTCACGTGTTGTTCTCTATAAACTCTAAGTAGCCATTTTAATACCTTCCCACTTAACCTAATCAGCCACTTCCGCTTCTTTTTGAAGACAACAGCCAATCTCAAGAAGTaggtgtgaccttaggcaagccTCATCATATAAAAAGCGCATTCATCCAGGGAGGACTTCTTCCCTGGGATAGACTGAACTTGCAGCTGCCAGGCTTTGGAGAGCAGAGTCCCTACTGACCCCTGAGATCGACAGACCTTCCAAACCTTCCAAACCTTTCACACAGGCCAGTGAGTATGGAATTTACAGTGAATATCTTCATACCTACTTTCTCTTATACAAATACTTTCAATTTAGCTGTGTCTTGCTTGGGTCTTGTCCCAGCAAAGAAATAGTTTTCCTAGTTATTTAAAATGGcgtcaatatttaaaatatctgtaattagagcatttttaatatactaatatttgttatattgagttgattgttttttattctattacaTTTTGTGttgctaaaaaattttttaggtcCTAGACATttctgcagatttttaaaaaagattttatttatttatttatttagttagttagttagttatttgaaagagagaaagaatgagagaaagcaggaggagaagcagagtgaGATGGATGAGCAAACCCCATGCTGAGTGTGTAGCTTGATGGGGGCTTGATCCTAAGattctgagaccatgacttgagccaaaatcaatagttgtggaggcttaactgactgagccaccttggcaccATGAGATTTCTGCAGTTTTTATGCAGTTATGAAACCCATAAAGTCCCCGAAATATTCAACATAATGTATGCATGTAATAGTCTCTACACCCATCAACCTAAGTTTAGTGTGCTGAATGAATTAGAAAACTTGTTGTAAAAGTCTATTTACTATCCCTCCCCCTTCAGTTTGCAAACTATTTGAAAAGTGTTCAAAATAGAGCCAACAAACCGGTAAGGACTCCCAAGAAGTGGCGTTGGTCACCACAGGGAAATATGAAAAAGATGAATTGATCATGCTTCATTTGACTGCATCTCTGTATTCAGTGCAGTAAGGAAATCCcagtgcttattttcttttttgtttgaaaaaaaaaaaaaaaagattagttgtTGCTAATTAGCACTGTAGCTTGAACATTCACCAGTTCAAGATATGAAGATGCTCCGAGGATCTGAATTGACTCtaggaaaaattatttcctgAACTAGAGACAAAAGacaatttttatactttatttcctGAAAGGAAGAGTTTTGTTATTAAAGTTAGAAGCATAAATTCAACTGACTATAGTTTCAGAAGTCAAAGGTGAAGTTAACACTGATCAagttaaacaaatttaaattaataaattttatttatctttagaagAGAGCACTTGTCAGTTTGGAGACAGGATGCATAGAGGCTATTAACATAAAGAtaattccgtgtgtgtgtgtgtgtgtgtgtgtgtgtgtgtgttgaagttGTGGCCTTATGGAGCTAGAGGGAGAGCTTGAGATTTTATATGTGCTTCTGGACTGATCAGCTAAGAAATGTAATTCTGAAATCATCCTAACTTTGACTCTCTCCCCAATCTTTAAGTTTGTCCATGTAGTTTAAATCTGATTGAGAACATGGTCTATTTGAAACAAAAAGGATGGTGAAGATGCTCTTGtcccattttctcatttgtttcacAGCATCAGCCTAAGCTTCTATACTTACCATGCCTCATTTGTATTGGGGTTAAATTGGTAGGTAATTAGATAGAGTTCAAGCAGACAAGCTTTAGTCTAaataggcttttttcttttccttattgggGCAGAAGAatgactttctctttttcttctgtttttttttttttttttaatttacagaaacATGGATTTGGACACCTTGCAAGCCTTTCAGAATGAACTCATCTGCTCCATCTGTATGAACTACTACTTGGATCCTGTCACCATTGACTGTGGGCACAGCTTTTGCAGTCCCTGCCTGCGCCTCTGCTGGGAGGAAGCCCAAACCCCAATGTATTGCCCTGAATGCAGGGGAATTTCACAGAAGTCAGATTTCAAAACGAATATTAcactcaagaagctggcttcccTTGCCAGACATGCCAGAGCTTACCATGTCAACAGCTTCGTGGAGCAGATCTGTGTGGTGCACAAAGAATCAAAGGGGCTCTTCTGTGAGGCTGACAAGCGCCTGCTCTGCGTGTCCTGCTCTGAATCACCAGAACACGTGGCTCATAGCCACTGTTCAGTACAGTGGGCTGCTGAGGAACACAGGGTAAGTGAAGCCTCTAAAGCAATTTGGAATCTTCTAGGCTTCTAAATCtgagagaaagatgaagaaagtgatGAGGAAGTTGATGTGAGTGGAAATGGCAGAGAAGGTGATTTTTCAATAGAAACACCAAGATGTACATGCGTCCTTTCAATGCTGttgaccaatttttaaaatattttatttatttatttgagaaagagagagtataagtgaggaggaaagggaaaagcaggctccccctgagcagaaagcccaacatggggctcgatctcaagttcctggaatcacaacctgagctgaaggcagaagcttaacagactgagccacccagacaccctgctGTTGACCAATTTTGATGTTATAATCATAACTATGTTGAGCCTCTAGCAAGTAGCCTCAAGCATGTCCTTAGAAACATTGTCCAAATATGTGCAGGTGATGCCATTGTGGAGCAGGTGGCCAGTACCAGGAACAGTGGCTTCTGATGCAAGCTTGATTCCTTCATAGTCAGGTTATATAAAATTCTGAGCACTAATTTATCAGGAAATGGATTATATTATCTACAGAGTGCCCGCAAATCTCTACTATGTTTGTCATCTCTGATTTCCCAAATGTTGGAATCAAATTAGATTAATGGAAAGAAATCTGACCACTCCATGGTAACTCAAGATTACAGTTTTCTCAGCCACTACCTTTTCCCATAGGTAAGGAAATGAGATCTATAATATCATTTTCTGTGTTGTTAAAGCTCACGGTTATCTTGCAGGAGAAACTTCTGAAGAGAATGGGCTCTTTATGGAATATGACTCAGGAAATGCAAAACAATCTGAATCAAGAAGTTAGCAAAATAGAGTCATTTGAGGTaagaatgaaaatgttctgttctTATGCAGATTGATATAATGCTAGTTGAGACTTTTAGCTTAATTTAAgttacaaaataaagataatgtttttttttccaggaaaaagtAGTAGtttcaaatgatatatcagtAATCACAAATATACAGGCCAATAAAAGCTGGTGCCAAGAATGCTAGCATATGAGTTAACTAGGCTATGATAGGTCCAACCTTGAAAGTTTGGATGGACCTTTTCAGACACTGAGTTTAAGAAAACATCATCATACATTTGATGTGAAACAGAGGAGAGCAATAGGATAGTACCTAGAGGAAAGGTagagaatcatttaaaaatctataaaatatggtatatacaaaaatatttttaaatttttagaaaaatcaggcaaaagaacaaaagaaaaaaagaggttccaggaagaaaggaaataattaacagaGCATCACAGAGAGACAGATACTGGGACTCCTTAGAGGGCTTGATTCAAACAGGAAAGGAGTCTAAGAACATAGAGACAGGGTGGTCAGAAAGGACCAGCAAATATCCAAGACACTTGGAGATGTGAGGCACAAAGTTTGTCAAGCACTTTCTTGATGACACTAAGGAAATAGTACTCTCTGTTGAGAGTGAGGATATGTAACCCTTTACATCTACTATCTCTTCAGGACTATGTGGCCTTAAGGAAGGTGATGATCAAAGCAGAATATCAGaagattcatctatttctccatGAGGAAGAACAACTCCATCTGGAGACAGTGGCGAAAGAAGCAAAGGAGATTTTCCGACAACTCAAGGAAAGTGAATTCAGAATGACCCAACAGAAAGAGAGCCTGAAAGAGATGTACAGAGAGCTGACTGACATGTGCCACAAGCCTGACATGGAGCTACTCCAGGTGAGAAGGGAGAGTCCATCCTCAGAGGCAGGAATGCTTTTTTGGGCAATGTTGCCTTGACATTGAAAATGTTGCCCACATATACCGTTACTCTCAGCTAAGTGATAATGCTCATTGACTTGCATCATTGTTTCTCCAACCATTTATTTCCTCATATCCTGGTAATCTTCGGGAGATTTTTTGCTCATCTTTTAGTAACGCCTAGGATAAAATTATCGCTGTGTAATCAGGAGTACTAACCACGCAGATAAACTatccaaaatcagaaaaaaaacctGTAAGCAAAGGAAGGTCAGCTTTGTTGCAGTAATCCTCCATTTATGTTTCCTAATCCAGTGTCACTCTCTGTTCtacccccgccctccgccccagAAGTAACTTGCCGAAGATACTGAGATTTTATCTTTTGCTTAAGCAAGAATTGTAGAATTTGGTAATCAATTTCAATGtactctacaatttttttttatatctaagtTCTCTGTTTTGCTTTCATTGTTATCATAAATGTCAGATTTCTTCTTAGGAATACGATGGGCAATGAGTGAAGTGAAAACCTAAATCATAATGCATCACTACACATCCCTAACCTCCAAACCTACCTTC belongs to Canis lupus baileyi chromosome 23, mCanLup2.hap1, whole genome shotgun sequence and includes:
- the LOC140615591 gene encoding tripartite motif-containing protein 64-like, translating into MDLDTLQAFQNELICSICMNYYLDPVTIDCGHSFCSPCLRLCWEEAQTPMYCPECRGISQKSDFKTNITLKKLASLARHARAYHVNSFVEQICVVHKESKGLFCEADKRLLCVSCSESPEHVAHSHCSVQWAAEEHREKLLKRMGSLWNMTQEMQNNLNQEVSKIESFEDYVALRKVMIKAEYQKIHLFLHEEEQLHLETVAKEAKEIFRQLKESEFRMTQQKESLKEMYRELTDMCHKPDMELLQDLGNVLQRTELVEVQKPQPVNPELTPQSITGILDILNNFRVDNVLIQEATNQYMRFSKEPGSTLPGVTQRDISGEPQGTESCAAPGPQVFTCGRHYWEVDLTYSPSWILGVCKDSSTSDADAVFHPEEAFLLFSLKINNRYSLSTNSPTLIQFVKRPLGRIGVFLDYDNGTVSFYDVSKGSLIYSFPPSPFSFPLKPFLCFGAP